The nucleotide sequence GCATCTTTTCCTGAACTTCACTCAACTGCTTTAAGTACCATTCTCTGGCTTCTTCAACAGCGTTTAAACCTTGGAGCAGGACATCCTTCTCTTGTTCAATTTGTTTCATTCGCTTGAGCAGATTGTAGTCTACGCCGTTGTGCAGGGTGTGCCGGCGAGGTTCGCGGCGCCGCGATGTGCGACGCACGCCTATTTGAGCCTGTGTCTCATTGGCCGACCTTCCATCGCCCAGTCCTCTACTTGGTTCTTCCACGGATCGAGCCACTTCCTCAAAATCAATTTTTACGTCAACTATGTCTTCATTTCCAAACCCTGGTTCTTCTTCTGTCTTGTAACTCGGTCTAGTGGCTTCTTTTCTATCTGCAGAAATTTTCTCCAATCTCGGAGGTTTAGGCGGGCCAAACACTCTGTCGTGTTTGTTAACTGTCGCTACCGAGCCATGATGGCGCAATTCTTGGAATGGAACATCTTTACGAGCTAACAACTGGGGCATACTAATCGTTCTTTGCTGTGATGTATTTTCCGTATTTTTAATAGCATGCCAATTCTTATCCTGACTTTGTATATCAACATCGAGCAGGGGCGCGGACGGCGGCCGGTGGTGGCCCTGATTGTTGACGTTTGTTTGAACATTGCAGCTTATCTCAACATCATCGTTCAATCTGTTACCTTTATCGCAATTTTTGTCAACTTGGTTACACAATAGGCATATTTTAAGCCCAGTACAAAAACGATCAAATGTTAATAAACCATCGTGGGAGGCGACCTTTTGGAGGCTTTCTATAACTCCTCGAGGTAGGCCTTTGGTGCGGTCATCTCGCCAGCGGTTCTCGATGTCCGTCAGCTTTACATACCCGACGTGCTTGTCGTCCATAATATCAAACAACGTTCGCATTGCTGAAACAAATTGCTTTGGTAGAGATTCCATCCTAGCAGTTGCCTGTGTCATATTGGGGATCTTATGAAAATCTTCATTTGTTATCACATCACCTTATTCTCGAGCCTCATCGCGCAACAATAGATCCCATCCAAATACAGTTTTTACACTTAATTATTAACCGCAGCCACTTATTGAtaactttaataaaacttaaaatagcACCCACATCCGTAACTAATATATTTACACATAAGATCAGAATTTCAAAATAGTTTGAATTTTTGCACTTTAGATTTTCTCATAATTCTATCTAGATTGACAGAGATCGAAATGGGTCCGTGTCCGCGCATGTTTGGCCGTAGATAATATGAAAACAAAATCCG is from Choristoneura fumiferana chromosome 3, NRCan_CFum_1, whole genome shotgun sequence and encodes:
- the LOC141426542 gene encoding suppressor APC domain-containing protein 2 isoform X2; this encodes MRTLFDIMDDKHVGYVKLTDIENRWRDDRTKGLPRGVIESLQKVASHDGLLTFDRFCTGLKICLLCNQVDKNCDKGNRLNDDVEISCNVQTNVNNQGHHRPPSAPLLDVDIQSQDKNWHAIKNTENTSQQRTISMPQLLARKDVPFQELRHHGSVATVNKHDRVFGPPKPPRLEKISADRKEATRPSYKTEEEPGFGNEDIVDVKIDFEEVARSVEEPSRGLGDGRSANETQAQIGVRRTSRRREPRRHTLHNGVDYNLLKRMKQIEQEKDVLLQGLNAVEEAREWYLKQLSEVQEKMRHAGRMGVYVEPWSEAHQERLELLRARVQELNRQLGALATGWRRGPLSLHMNLALPAAPPAPAHATVLRSQNRMLAEEVNRKNDRIAVLEREKSALIREVLGQRNRNKIMDNFA
- the LOC141426542 gene encoding suppressor APC domain-containing protein 2 isoform X1 → MTQATARMESLPKQFVSAMRTLFDIMDDKHVGYVKLTDIENRWRDDRTKGLPRGVIESLQKVASHDGLLTFDRFCTGLKICLLCNQVDKNCDKGNRLNDDVEISCNVQTNVNNQGHHRPPSAPLLDVDIQSQDKNWHAIKNTENTSQQRTISMPQLLARKDVPFQELRHHGSVATVNKHDRVFGPPKPPRLEKISADRKEATRPSYKTEEEPGFGNEDIVDVKIDFEEVARSVEEPSRGLGDGRSANETQAQIGVRRTSRRREPRRHTLHNGVDYNLLKRMKQIEQEKDVLLQGLNAVEEAREWYLKQLSEVQEKMRHAGRMGVYVEPWSEAHQERLELLRARVQELNRQLGALATGWRRGPLSLHMNLALPAAPPAPAHATVLRSQNRMLAEEVNRKNDRIAVLEREKSALIREVLGQRNRNKIMDNFA